In one Cervus elaphus chromosome 9, mCerEla1.1, whole genome shotgun sequence genomic region, the following are encoded:
- the TICAM1 gene encoding TIR domain-containing adapter molecule 1, with translation MACAGPSLSAAFDILGAAGQDKLLYLKHKLKTLRPGCRGAYLLHAMVLLKLGQETEARISLEALKADAVAQLVARQWAGVDSTEAPEEPPDLSWAVARVYHLLAEEKLCPAPMREEAYRAALRAFSSRDDLKLGELQEEARDRCGWDVLEDLGGVQTLRSSSDLGCLPPSSASPSRTRSDPRPIEHLSGWSRACSLRSTGSPASLASNLEISQSPTMALLSVHHNLHGPSKLCDHPQASVVPEPAPLGCQEPEEMSWPPSVEAAGSPVRRSSPGPGLPEVTTDACPASPHDLPEVPEISAHYPVECTDVPAAPKSLPSPSKNACLVTDQTPVQLSEEDTAYLSAQPRPPTPSMPQTSPSFPSPSMSPFPSPSTSPKSHPTAPKAHSTPPKAHSTPPKAHPTSPKAHPIVWNPEPSPAELESSEQKFYNFVVLHASADEHIALRVRERLEALGVRDGATFCEDFQVPGRGELHCLQDALDHSAFIILLLTSNFDCRLSQHQTNQSLMRSLTRHGWQDCVIPFLPLESSLAQLSPSTSSLLTGLVWLDEHSKIFARKVTNTFKPQMLRARKAKWRKDQDARALREQSQQLESERQHAAAWGAAYSAYVHSYLAYQTQVENLQVALANYMPFGTQLPFGGQGSLGTPPSPFPTLPGHQPPLLPPWLGGTPPPIFPQPLPTFPQPPPTFPQPPPTFPQPPPAFPQPPPAFSQPPPAFSQPPDFPQAPPAHPQSSGHQPLIIHHAQMVQLGVNNHMWNQRGTQAPEDKTQETE, from the coding sequence ATGGCCTGCGCGGGCCCTTCGCTCTCTGCCGCCTTTGACATTCTAGGCGCCGCGGGTCAGGACAAGCTCTTGTATCTTAAGCACAAACTGAAGACTCTGAGGCCCGGCTGCCGGGGGGCATACCTCCTGCACGCCATGGTGCTCCTGAAGCTGGGCCAGGAGACCGAGGCCAGGATCTCCTTGGAGGCGCTGAAGGCGGATGCGGTGGCCCAACTGGTGGCCCGCCAGTGGGCTGGTGTGGACAGCACCGAGGCCCCAGAGGAGCCCCCAGACCTGTCCTGGGCTGTTGCCAGGGTGTACCACCTTCTCGCCGAGGAGAAGCTGTGTCCCGCGCCTATGCGGGAGGAAGCCTACCGGGCAGCCCTCCGCGCTTTCAGCTCCAGGGACGACCTCAAGCTGGGGGAGCTCCAGGAAGAGGCCCGGGACCGGTGCGGATGGGACGTCCTTGAGGATCTGGGAGGAGTCCAAACACTGCGCTCCAGCTCCGATCTGGGCTGCCTCCCGCCCTCCTCGGCCTCACCTTCCCGGACGCGCAGCGACCCGCGGCCCATAGAGCATCTTTCGGGCTGGAGCAGAGCGTGTTCCCTGAGATCCACTGGCAGCCCGGCCTCCCTGGCCAGCAACTTGGAAATCAGTCAGTCGCCCACCATGGCCCTCCTCAGCGTGCACCACAACCTCCATGGGCCCAGCAAGCTGTGTGACCATCCCCAGGCCAGCGTGGTGCCCGAGCCCGCCCCTTTGGGTTGCCAGGAACCGGAGGAGATGAGCTGGCCCCCATCGGTGGAGGCTGCCGGCTCCCCGGTGCGGCGGAGCAGCCCAGGCCCAGGGCTTCCCGAGGTGACCACGGATGCCTGCCCCGCCAGCCCGCACGACCTTCCAGAAGTGCCGGAAATCAGCGCCCACTATCCGGTGGAGTGTACGGATGTGCCAGCGGCCCCAAAATCTCTCCCTTCACCTTCCAAAAACGCCTGCCTAGTCACAGATCAGACGCCAGTCCAACTTTCAGAGGAAGACACCGCTTACCTGTCGGCTCAGCCACGCCCACCGACTCCTTCCATGCCCCAAACATCCCCGTCCTTTCCTTCCCCATCGAtgtctccctttccttctccatcgACCTCTCCTAAGTCTCACCCGACCGCTCCTAAGGCTCACTCGACCCCTCCTAAGGCTCACTCGACCCCTCCTAAGGCTCACCCGACCTCTCCTAAGGCTCACCCGATCGTCTGGAACCCAGAGCCCTCTCCTGCGGAGCTGGAGTCGTCCGAGCAGAAATTCTATAACTTCGTGGTGCTCCACGCGAGTGCAGATGAGCACATCGCACTGCGCGTGCGCGAGAGGCTGGAGGCGCTGGGCGTGCGCGATGGGGCCACGTTCTGCGAGGATTTCCAGGTCCCCGGGCGTGGTGAGCTGCACTGCCTGCAGGACGCCCTAGACCACTCGGCCTTCATCATCCTGCTGCTCACCTCCAACTTCGACTGCCGCCTGAGTCAGCATCAGACGAACCAGTCTCTGATGCGCAGCCTTACGCGCCATGGATGGCAGGACTGCGTGATCCCCTTCCTGCCCCTGGAGAGTTCCCTGGCCCAGCTCAGCCCCAGCACATCTAGCCTGCTTACCGGCCTGGTGTGGCTGGACGAGCACTCCAAGATCTTCGCCAGGAAGGTGACCAACACCTTCAAGCCCCAGATGCTGCGGGCCCGCAAGGCCAAGTGGAGGAAGGACCAGGATGCCCGGGCGCTACGGGAACAGAGCCAGCAGCTGGAAAGTGAGCGGCAGCACGCAGCGGCGTGGGGCGCGGCGTACTCGGCTTACGTCCACAGCTACCTGGCCTACCAGACGCAGGTGGAGAATCTCCAGGTCGCTTTGGCGAACTACATGCCATTTGGGACTCAGCTGCCCTTTGGGGGACAGGGGTCCTTGGGAACCCCACCATCACCCTTTCCCACCCTGCCGGGTCATCAACCGCCGCTCCTACCTCCTTGGCTGGGGGGCACGCCCCCACCGATCTTCCCGCAGCCCCTGCCGACCTTTCCGCAACCTCCGCCGACCTTTCCGCAACCCCCGCCGACCTTTCCGCAGCCCCCGCCGGCCTTTCCGCAACCCCCGCCGGCCTTCTCACAGCCCCCGCCGGCCTTCTCACAGCCCCCGGACTTCCCACAGGCACCACCTGCGCACCCTCAGAGCTCTGGGCACCAGCCCCTCATCATACACCATGCACAGATGGTCCAGCTGGGGGTAAACAACCACATGTGGAATCAGAGAGGGACCCAGGCACCCGAGGACAAGACGCAGGAAACGGAATGA